In Lactuca sativa cultivar Salinas chromosome 5, Lsat_Salinas_v11, whole genome shotgun sequence, the DNA window TCGATACTGCCAATGCATTATAGCTCTAACCGTTGCTGCCCCACCATCATCCATACGCCCCTGTTTGTTTATTCATTACTTCATGTacacaaaagggtaaaatggtcattttactctCATATTGAAGACCATGCTTTTACCTGGAATCCTGGTAAGAGTGGTATAACAACAATAACTCTGAAGCACTTTTCCTCTTTATGTGCACGCAGTATACGTCTGTACAGAGCTTCCAGGACACGATTCTCTATGATGTCATCATCTGCAAGGCCTGATATGAAAAACTGATTCTGGAAGAAATCATAAAAAATATTAGCTTTACAGATATGGATCATAGTATGCTCTTCGTTCTTttattcaaaaagaaaaaaagaaaaaaaaaaagttacaagatCTTGTTGCATTGAAACCATCTTATATCACATTGCTTTAAGTTGACAACTATATTTAATACTAGCCATGAAATTACCTCAATGTAAATAAACTTTTCTGCATTTTCAATTAGGGAACAATAAGCTTTGTGAATGCTGTCTTCGGTTCGACTCGTTCCACCTGACCAATGGCTAACACTTCTGATAACCTGCAAATCATACATCAAATacatgattgattgattgattgattgattgattgattttcATTATATTTGCATGAACTTTATTCAAATGGTAATATTCTAACCTGACAAGAGCATGATGTACGTGGACCTACTTGTGAAATTTCACCACTAGAAACTTGTTGCCTTTCACAACTCTCATCTGACATTTCGGATCCAAAACTAGTTGTCACCATGCTATTTTCATGATGATGATCCAGGGAACTAAAATCATCTGCAGAATATGTTGTTGACAGGGATTGGTTTAAATGTTCATCATGAGATGGATCAACAGGGTTTCTCTGGTCCACTCCATGCAACTTGTTATTGACATTTGAAGAATCTATCTCATGAGCTTCTCGAGGCAAAAGAAACTGTATGTCTTGTGATGGTGACTCATAGGAAAAAGAACCCTGTGTAATGTCTATCTGGTTTCCATCAGTAGGGTTACTCTCAATGTCTAAATTTTGGCTTCTTCCCATGTAGTGTGGAAGGACCATGTGTTGTTGTGGCATTAGTAGTGGTATGGTTTGTTCGTTTGGTGCTTTGTTTCTCTGGGAAAAAAAGAAAGGTAACTAATTAGAGAAACAAAAACTCATCTTTTTACAGCTGCATTTGTTACATTGTATAAGcatataactttttatttttattttttaacctTAGCATGGTTCCAACGTTGCACAAAGTGTCTAGCTACATCACGACAAGGTGGTCCCCACAAAGCACAGTGAACATCATGCCATGGCATACGGGGAACTTTTCTTCTGTCCAATTCATCTGTCATGGTGTCCACCCAAGAATTTGGTTCGGATTCCCTAGGGTTATAATAGTCCTTTCCAGGCCATGTGAAAGGAGGGTTATCACCAACTTTGTGTTCAATTGTATCATAACgaccaaaacatagatctaatccCCCAAGAAAGCAGATTTTGTGATCAACAACTACAATCTTTTCATGGTGTGACCTGCATTTTAAAAAGGTAATAAGAGTAAAACAAGATAAAAGGATCTTATAATTCACAATATCACTTAAAATTCATAAGATACATACCACAAGTAGATGCCAGCTGCAAAATGGTCAGGATAACGCAACACTTTAACATTCTCATGAATGTTAAGAAGCATTTTCTGGCTGTATAAACTATTGATTTTTAAAGCAATTTGGACCTCCTTGTAGAGAAGAATGTAGATCTGAAAGTATGTTGTTTTAGTTATTAAAATATTTAACACAcgacataaacaaaataattaacCATTGTACCTTCACACCTTCCTTTGCTTTAGCTTCAAAAAGTGCATCAAGGCGTGAAGCTCCATTTGCATGAAATGGACGTTTTAAATAAAGTTCGGGGCATAGCCACCATCCAGTAACATAAATCTGATAAAAGATGATTCAGTCAATTAAGGAGTCAAAAGTTTCGAAAGTGATGACATGACAATTTGCAATTCTGTATACCTCTGATTTTGCATTTTCTATTGATGAAGCAATTGCTTCAAATGCTACATGTCCATCTACAAACCATTGAGCTTGACTACCATCATCGGTCAAAGTCAAACCCCTTTGTGGAGCAAAGGAACCAAAACGATGAGGATTGCACCAAGCTTCTTTTGGCTTTTGACCAGTATTATAAATGGCTGATATCCAGTCTCTGATTTTTGCTTTGCTTGTGCTTCTTATCTTTGTACTTCGGTTTCCACATGTAATCTATCAAAAAATTCAAGCTTTATCAATCATCAATAATGGGTATAAGAAAAAGGGTTAACAACAATTACCTTGAATGCATAACGAAGAGGGTTCTTTTCCTTTACTTCCTCCACCAAAAGTACTTGATTCTCTTTATCCCCATTTGAAGGTAGAACATCAAATACAATGATATCTAAGAGTTTGGCACTAAAAGGGTCTTCTAGTAGAGCCAAAAATCCAGGTTTTAATACTGCCCAAACCTGAAAAATCAAGAAACATGCAACAATGTAACTTGCTGATTTGCTTCATCCAATACATGAAGAAGACATCTCATTTTTCTAAAAACTAACCTTCTGCCAATTGTTTCTGCAACAACAGCACATAAAACATCCTGCATCTCCATCATCTCTTTGGATATGACTTAAATGTTGAACCAAAACATAATCCTCTTTCAACTTTGGGCCATACTCTGGAGAAAACGATAACTTAGAGACCTCCAGAAATTTGCAAACCTGACCCGAGTTAAAGAGTACCAAACAACGTTGAAAAGACAAAATTCAAGATCAAATTTATGAAGGAAAGATGAAAAAGCTTTAAGGATTACCTCACGAGAATTCACAATATCAATGTTCCCAAGGAAGTGATTAAGATAATTCTGCATTGCAACTTTTGCTCTTTCTGAAACTGTTGACCTCCCAATTGATGGTCTTATAATTGACAGAGCAGCCCTAGTTGGGACAGATCTGCATTCACTTATATGGTCAGAACAGACTTGATAGAAATTTTGTGGAAGTTCTTAAGGTATTCATGTAAAAAGTTACCTCTTTTTAATGTTATCTTCATTATGTACAGGAATAGCTCCATCATCAGGTTCATCATTGTCATGCACAATTGCTGTCTGATCTCCTATTCCTATGTGTTGAAGCCAATCCTTAACCTTTGGTGTtcatttcagaaaaaaaaatgtttaaatggTTTAAATTAAGGCATTTAAAGTGAGTTATGGAATTCCATTCAGCTTTAGGAGTTTATGAAAAGAACCTGCTCTTGCTTCTCATGAAATTCCTCAACTATTGCACGTTTCTTCAATGCGACATGTAAGTAGATAACTTGTGACGCCTTCTTTAGTAAACGCCATTTGAACTGTTGGAATACACATGGTTAGCTAGTTTAACcgatgtttttttttattgaaatacCTAATAATTATTACTTAAATTCAAATATCCCAAGATCTAAATCTCCTGGTTTTTAGCCTAAATTTAAAAAAACAATGACAATAATAGAAAACCAACCAACTATAGAACTATAGAAGTGGGTACGACATAAATTGATTGTTTACTATTTACACAAACAGGCATGTAGAGGGTATTGTGTCCCTATCTTAAATCAGTAATTAATATAAAGTGGTAGAGGTAATTACTAATTAGCATTAGCTTGCCTGTTTGTATTCGAGTTGAATGGTGTAAGAGAGAAGCAAGGGTCCAATATCACTGACGTCGGTTCGGGAGACAGATAGAATGGTACCCTTAGGGAGTTCATCGAAGATACGGATCGATTCGGCGGAAGAGCGGCGAGACTGAGACCCATGGTGCGATTGCAAAGAACCTTTCGAAATTAGACGCTCAGTCGACATTTATAAACTGTAGTTATGACAACACCACCGTCCACCACCAAGAAAAACTGCCACTTCCGTTCAGATAATCGCCGGCGAAGGTGCTTTGCATTACCAATATGCAATCGAGTGTGTATGGAGCATGGACTATGGACAGAGAGATAGGAGAGTACGTGAGATGCAAGGAATTAAGTTTGAAAATCGTAAGTCAAAATTGATACGAAATCCTTGCTTGAAAGCCTGGATTTGTGAGGTTATGTACTCATATTATAGCGATGGAGTTGGAAGGAATATTTTGTTTGGATCTTTAATCAGATATACCTTTTTCATGTTTAtatcattatattttttttcttattttaaagttattaACAAGATAGTTATTTAGATTTTAGACGAAACACCCAATCATATGCTATTGTAttctatttttattaaattatatagctatattttatttttatcaatttaAATAATAATCTTTTACATTTTTAGCAAATTTATATACTAAAAAAGATCATACAACTGCGTTTCAGCTGATTAAATCAAACATAATTATAGAAGCAAAACATTTAATCCTTTTAATTTTGCATTATAAGAATGTTTtagtttttctaaaagttaataCTTACTTTGTTAGCAATTTCTATAACACGTTGGTCCAATTAGTTACAGATTTATCATTTATGCCTAAATGTATTATATTTCTAAATTTTTAATTCAAAGTTATTTATTGATAATCATTACATACCATTGCacccaaaagaaaaaaaaaatttgaaggcTGCGATGGATGGTTCCAATGATTTGGTAGTTTTAGCATATTCCAATTGAATGAGCACCAAACCTTGGAACAACGGATATTCTCAGATGGTGCCGTGGTCATGCATTAATTATTCATATTTATTGGAATCGCTAACCTTACATAGCTTTACCTTTACTTTTCAACAATTACAAAACGACCCCCTAACTCCAACTGTCGACACCACCCTACCTCCCCACATGAATTTCAAGATCTTATATGTATTTTGTCATTTGGTGTATATATATACCATGGTTCTAAAAAGCGTGTTATTGCATGTCTCAAGGCGTGTCATGGCGTAAAACATGGTATAGCAGTTACGGAAACGCCCGATGCGAGTTTGTTAAGCATGACGCCCAAATAACGTGTCGTTGCGCACCTTATCGTGTTATGACACAAATTTTTTTCCCTTATCGGGCCTAAAAAATTGA includes these proteins:
- the LOC111908725 gene encoding phospholipase D zeta 1, giving the protein MSTERLISKGSLQSHHGSQSRRSSAESIRIFDELPKGTILSVSRTDVSDIGPLLLSYTIQLEYKQFKWRLLKKASQVIYLHVALKKRAIVEEFHEKQEQVKDWLQHIGIGDQTAIVHDNDEPDDGAIPVHNEDNIKKRSVPTRAALSIIRPSIGRSTVSERAKVAMQNYLNHFLGNIDIVNSREVCKFLEVSKLSFSPEYGPKLKEDYVLVQHLSHIQRDDGDAGCFMCCCCRNNWQKVWAVLKPGFLALLEDPFSAKLLDIIVFDVLPSNGDKENQVLLVEEVKEKNPLRYAFKITCGNRSTKIRSTSKAKIRDWISAIYNTGQKPKEAWCNPHRFGSFAPQRGLTLTDDGSQAQWFVDGHVAFEAIASSIENAKSEIYVTGWWLCPELYLKRPFHANGASRLDALFEAKAKEGVKIYILLYKEVQIALKINSLYSQKMLLNIHENVKVLRYPDHFAAGIYLWSHHEKIVVVDHKICFLGGLDLCFGRYDTIEHKVGDNPPFTWPGKDYYNPRESEPNSWVDTMTDELDRRKVPRMPWHDVHCALWGPPCRDVARHFVQRWNHAKRNKAPNEQTIPLLMPQQHMVLPHYMGRSQNLDIESNPTDGNQIDITQGSFSYESPSQDIQFLLPREAHEIDSSNVNNKLHGVDQRNPVDPSHDEHLNQSLSTTYSADDFSSLDHHHENSMVTTSFGSEMSDESCERQQVSSGEISQVGPRTSCSCQVIRSVSHWSGGTSRTEDSIHKAYCSLIENAEKFIYIENQFFISGLADDDIIENRVLEALYRRILRAHKEEKCFRVIVVIPLLPGFQGRMDDGGAATVRAIMHWQYRSISRGENSILEKLNSVVGPKTDDYISFYGLRTYGRLGDDGPLVTSQVYVHSKVMIVDDRITLIGSSNINDRSLLGHRDSEIGVLIEDKEFTESTMNGEPWSAGKFANSLRLSLWSEHLGLNGNQISQIRDPIADVTYKDLWLATAMANAQIYQDVFSCIPNDSIHSRYAFRQSMNYWKEKLGHTTIDLGLAPESSSTRDGSVVPSMEVLKGVRGFLVSFPLEFMSQEDLRPMFSETEFYTSPQVFY